From the genome of Candidatus Nitrosocosmicus oleophilus, one region includes:
- a CDS encoding alpha/beta hydrolase: MVNKSNPDNNNLRTWSHINLRKHAQNYERRVLFSIISVFVLSTVFVLTNAYPTGNAHAQLYPFIASTRGSFDVSNGNDTQKVELPSVLSILDRNDCPGELAIYVHGIWANDSQAEEQTDRVSLSLQNSGYSIPLIGFSWDSNTAFSLDNVTLSYHGWMIAKKIANENGPILGKFISDYKTECPEDKIRIIAHSLGSRVTLSALQWIHENIKDQNNNNVSREITSVHLMGAAVNNDQISTNPNDCISYTPYLPCSGVAIQSEVGYFSNLFNPEDNTLAGEINPFCWICGLVKSPYELSEGHNALGAYGAASTIGVPSNFDETDVSNLIIVDTDSNKDGECDILYPVTHICTISKNGDNYMGYIGYRDDIDRQTVYDSGAIKQIVNDWQSENN, translated from the coding sequence ATGGTAAACAAATCAAATCCTGACAATAACAATCTAAGAACCTGGAGTCACATCAACCTAAGAAAGCATGCACAAAATTACGAGAGACGTGTATTATTCTCAATTATTTCTGTATTTGTTTTATCTACAGTTTTCGTTTTAACAAATGCCTATCCTACAGGTAATGCACATGCACAATTATATCCTTTTATCGCATCTACTCGTGGATCATTTGATGTATCCAATGGGAATGATACTCAAAAAGTAGAATTGCCTTCGGTCCTTTCAATTTTAGATAGAAACGATTGTCCAGGAGAACTAGCAATCTATGTTCACGGCATATGGGCCAATGATTCGCAAGCAGAAGAGCAAACGGACAGAGTATCCCTATCATTACAGAATTCGGGTTATAGTATTCCACTGATAGGATTTAGTTGGGATTCAAATACGGCTTTCTCTCTTGATAACGTAACATTATCTTATCATGGATGGATGATAGCAAAAAAAATAGCTAATGAAAATGGTCCAATATTAGGAAAATTTATTTCTGATTATAAGACAGAGTGTCCCGAAGATAAGATAAGGATTATTGCGCATTCACTTGGATCAAGAGTAACTCTATCGGCTCTCCAATGGATTCATGAGAACATCAAAGATCAAAATAATAACAATGTTTCGAGGGAAATAACATCAGTACATCTGATGGGTGCTGCAGTTAACAATGACCAAATCTCAACAAACCCAAATGATTGTATTTCTTACACGCCTTATCTTCCCTGTTCCGGAGTGGCCATTCAGTCCGAAGTAGGATATTTTTCTAATTTGTTTAATCCCGAAGATAACACGTTAGCAGGTGAAATAAATCCATTCTGTTGGATATGTGGTTTAGTAAAAAGCCCTTATGAATTAAGTGAAGGTCATAATGCCCTTGGAGCTTACGGAGCTGCATCTACCATAGGTGTACCCTCTAATTTTGATGAAACGGATGTATCAAATCTAATCATTGTTGATACCGATTCAAATAAAGATGGCGAATGTGATATACTATATCCTGTTACTCATATCTGTACAATTTCTAAAAACGGGGATAATTATATGGGATACATAGGATATAGGGATGATATCGACAGGCAAACTGTGTATGATAGCGGGGCAATAAAACAAATAGTTAATGATTGGCAAAGTGAGAACAACTAA
- a CDS encoding antibiotic biosynthesis monooxygenase family protein, with product MMDLDPNVNIKTQLEEGNTNPVILLNKFIVRPEDIEIFLKVFENTTKIMKQQPGFISAQLHQGIAGSHTFFNYGVWESAAHFKRAFNSPEFQKAMYELPEDTVMSPHLFKKVAISDICVD from the coding sequence ATGATGGATTTGGACCCAAATGTAAATATTAAAACACAGTTAGAGGAAGGCAATACCAACCCAGTGATCCTATTAAACAAATTCATTGTAAGACCCGAGGATATAGAAATATTTCTTAAAGTATTTGAGAACACTACTAAAATAATGAAACAACAACCCGGATTTATATCAGCACAATTACATCAGGGTATTGCTGGAAGTCATACGTTCTTTAACTACGGAGTTTGGGAGTCTGCTGCACATTTTAAGCGGGCCTTTAATAGTCCTGAATTCCAAAAAGCCATGTATGAACTGCCAGAAGACACTGTGATGTCGCCTCATTTGTTTAAAAAGGTGGCAATATCTGACATATGTGTAGACTAG
- a CDS encoding class I SAM-dependent methyltransferase, with protein sequence MTENTRSFPDWETLYKNQEVKSMPWYNESLDPDLELELSKMKIKKGSFLDLGTGPGTQAIKLFERGFDVTASDLSPTSIRKASFRYNSKKNNKIKFIVDDIINSHLCSNEFDFIFDRGCFHVISPEKRLKYTEEVHRILKDGGLLFLKCFSEKEPMRDTGPYRFSYDMIKKTFENNGFKVQSIRETVYQGTLNPLPKALFVVISK encoded by the coding sequence ATGACAGAAAATACAAGGTCATTTCCTGACTGGGAAACTCTATATAAGAACCAAGAGGTAAAATCCATGCCGTGGTATAATGAATCTCTTGATCCTGATTTAGAATTGGAATTGAGTAAAATGAAAATCAAAAAAGGCTCCTTCCTAGATCTTGGGACTGGACCCGGGACACAAGCAATAAAACTTTTTGAAAGAGGTTTTGATGTTACTGCATCTGATCTGTCACCTACATCAATCCGTAAAGCATCATTTCGTTATAATAGCAAAAAGAACAATAAAATCAAGTTTATAGTTGATGATATTATAAATTCTCATCTATGTAGTAACGAATTTGACTTTATTTTTGATAGGGGATGTTTTCACGTAATTTCACCAGAAAAAAGATTAAAATATACAGAGGAAGTACACCGAATTTTAAAAGATGGAGGGTTATTATTCTTAAAGTGCTTTAGCGAAAAAGAACCAATGAGAGATACTGGACCTTACAGATTTTCATATGATATGATAAAAAAAACATTTGAGAATAATGGATTCAAAGTACAAAGCATTAGGGAAACCGTTTATCAGGGCACATTAAATCCATTACCCAAAGCACTTTTTGTTGTAATTTCAAAGTAA
- a CDS encoding YnfA family protein produces MFIISIFGLFLVAAIAEIGGGYLVWQWLRERKKINIGLVGGIILFVYGVIPTLQPSNFGRVYAAYGRIFVVMAIIWGLTIDKKRPDRFEIFGGFIVLIGAFIIFYAPRQ; encoded by the coding sequence ATCTTTATCATTTCAATTTTTGGATTGTTTTTGGTTGCTGCAATTGCTGAAATAGGAGGGGGATATCTTGTATGGCAATGGCTAAGGGAGAGAAAAAAAATAAACATCGGACTTGTTGGAGGTATTATACTATTCGTATATGGAGTGATTCCAACTCTTCAGCCATCAAATTTTGGTAGGGTATATGCTGCTTACGGAAGAATATTTGTTGTTATGGCAATCATTTGGGGTTTAACAATAGACAAAAAAAGACCCGACAGATTTGAAATATTTGGAGGTTTTATAGTTCTTATAGGCGCCTTTATAATATTTTATGCTCCTAGACAATAA
- a CDS encoding dihydrofolate reductase family protein, whose protein sequence is MNNSNNDEMRKLKLQVEISVDGCITGPNNEMDWLICDDECMKYIDDIVESVDTIIMGRKMADEFISHWSSRMNKPDDPWNTFAKKMIEIPKIVFTKTLNKSEWPNTEIAKGDLKDEINKLKNQDGEDVLVYGGASFDSSLIKEKLIDEFYLLVVPIVIGNGKTIFRDLKEIQKLTLIESKVFDCGLVLLHYEVKKN, encoded by the coding sequence ATGAATAACAGTAATAATGATGAAATGAGAAAATTAAAACTACAGGTGGAAATTTCTGTAGATGGTTGTATAACAGGCCCCAACAATGAAATGGACTGGTTAATTTGTGATGATGAATGTATGAAATATATTGATGATATAGTAGAATCAGTTGATACCATTATCATGGGACGAAAAATGGCCGATGAATTTATTTCACATTGGTCTAGCAGGATGAACAAACCTGATGATCCTTGGAATACATTCGCTAAAAAAATGATCGAGATTCCAAAGATTGTTTTTACGAAAACATTAAACAAATCAGAATGGCCAAATACTGAAATTGCAAAAGGTGATCTCAAAGACGAAATCAACAAGTTAAAAAACCAAGATGGGGAGGACGTACTTGTTTATGGTGGTGCCTCATTCGATTCTTCCTTGATTAAAGAAAAGCTAATTGATGAATTTTATCTATTAGTTGTCCCTATTGTAATTGGAAACGGAAAGACTATCTTTAGGGACTTGAAAGAGATCCAAAAACTTACATTGATCGAATCAAAGGTGTTTGACTGCGGTCTGGTTTTGCTTCATTATGAGGTAAAGAAAAATTAA
- a CDS encoding SLC13 family permease → MNEIITLGIFLLVYFLLIARIRLNNLPFWIIMSIGSILVLGFGIIPIESALESINFQVIIFLFGMFSITSALERSGVLNYVVGTVLLRIKKANHIIIVIVFLSGFLAAFVVNDTAAILLIPFAISISNQLKIKPSIVLISIAIGINIGSTMTPIGSPQNLLIASQSGMALPFMTFLSILGPPTIINLFLSGLVLHLYYKKTLITKSPHLEELYVKNDSKDLSNENQDNCEVSNKLKPIQFSFTNRFAKISVLVFLSTIGAMILSEVTHLLFEVHVDIGIISLIGAAILYILCKERICILKDVNYSVLIFFVGMFIFTSALWTSGLIPSIMDYFPPFNLDNTYNETYNMLRNNAIISVVSITMSQILSNVPFVVIYNHFMIEHGFDKDDVSAWLMLASASTIAGNLTIFGAASNIIIMQTAESRGMKVFSFVEFFKIGSIITVLNITVYYLFLAFYILYGV, encoded by the coding sequence TTGAATGAAATTATTACATTAGGCATTTTTTTATTGGTTTACTTCCTGCTGATTGCAAGGATAAGACTAAACAATCTTCCATTCTGGATAATAATGTCAATTGGATCTATTCTTGTTTTAGGATTTGGAATAATTCCTATAGAATCTGCTTTAGAATCAATTAATTTTCAAGTCATAATATTTCTTTTTGGAATGTTTAGTATTACTTCTGCTCTCGAAAGATCTGGTGTACTTAATTACGTAGTTGGAACAGTCTTACTTAGGATCAAAAAGGCGAATCATATTATCATAGTAATTGTATTTTTGTCAGGCTTTTTGGCAGCTTTCGTGGTAAACGATACCGCAGCCATTCTTTTAATCCCCTTTGCTATATCCATTTCAAACCAATTAAAAATTAAACCATCGATAGTGTTAATTTCTATCGCTATTGGGATAAATATTGGGAGTACGATGACACCCATTGGAAGTCCTCAAAACCTACTTATTGCTAGTCAGAGCGGTATGGCTTTACCTTTTATGACATTTCTTTCAATATTGGGACCTCCTACTATCATAAATCTATTTTTAAGTGGTTTAGTTTTGCATCTTTATTATAAGAAGACTTTGATTACAAAATCTCCTCATTTAGAAGAGCTATATGTAAAAAATGATAGTAAGGATTTAAGTAATGAAAATCAAGATAACTGTGAAGTTTCAAATAAGTTAAAACCAATCCAATTTTCATTTACCAATAGATTTGCTAAAATTTCTGTATTGGTTTTCTTATCTACTATTGGAGCCATGATATTATCAGAGGTAACACATCTTTTATTTGAGGTTCATGTTGATATTGGCATAATATCCCTTATTGGTGCAGCTATATTATACATATTATGTAAAGAAAGAATTTGTATACTGAAAGATGTAAATTATTCTGTCTTGATCTTTTTTGTTGGTATGTTCATTTTCACGTCCGCATTATGGACATCCGGACTAATTCCCAGTATAATGGATTATTTTCCCCCATTTAACCTAGATAATACTTATAATGAAACTTATAACATGCTTCGTAATAACGCAATTATTTCTGTAGTAAGCATAACTATGAGTCAAATACTTAGCAATGTACCTTTTGTCGTTATCTACAATCATTTCATGATTGAGCATGGCTTTGATAAAGATGATGTATCTGCTTGGCTAATGTTAGCGTCAGCAAGTACTATTGCTGGTAATCTTACCATATTTGGAGCTGCAAGTAATATCATCATAATGCAAACTGCCGAATCTAGAGGAATGAAGGTGTTCTCATTTGTAGAATTCTTCAAAATAGGGTCCATAATAACGGTACTAAATATTACTGTATATTATTTATTTTTGGCTTTTTATATTCTTTATGGGGTTTAG
- a CDS encoding DUF2283 domain-containing protein — translation MNSYYNNDVDAGYVKFTDNKIVKTEPISKNIYVDLDKNDKPVGVEVLGMKNDDKHNVVGRQIENSLSNLESDKFKEFAIDEYIIELKNKFGKF, via the coding sequence ATGAATTCTTATTATAATAATGATGTAGATGCCGGATACGTCAAATTCACAGATAATAAAATAGTAAAAACCGAACCTATAAGCAAAAATATCTATGTTGATTTGGATAAAAACGACAAGCCAGTAGGAGTAGAGGTATTAGGCATGAAAAATGATGACAAACATAATGTCGTGGGTAGACAGATAGAAAATAGTTTATCTAATTTAGAATCTGACAAATTCAAAGAATTTGCCATCGATGAATATATTATAGAATTAAAGAATAAGTTTGGAAAGTTTTAG
- a CDS encoding serine hydrolase domain-containing protein: MAKSFVAFFIVSIILSASSLSQSWNIHVSAQNPKENNLQSSSLNQSEINDLSKAILDKYKPRVLEHLFGNKTIASNISSNSSIPAAIVVGVITPNGTQVSAYGNISKSNPTPVDGNTIFDVGSVTKTFVATVLADLVNQGVVKLSDPLEMYLPSNVTVPSYNGSKITLGDLATHTSGLPYWPSGWIWNKYYTTQQVYEFLSNSTFEDEPGTVAKYSNIGMGMVGQAISLKMGVPLIQLIEDRILNVLGMNSTGFAMNKTGILIPQDIKSRFAAGHMVGNESKLVFLPQEVQAAGAMYSTANDLLKYVSANLGLIDTKINSAMEETHSIRYPFYELQVPFPDPSGNESTPYAYEGLSWFSTTNLGTQVVWHNGGIDGYSSFVGFNPDKQIGLVILCSCFFTDVPPIEMLKIAVPFLLYYPDQ, from the coding sequence TTGGCTAAATCATTTGTAGCATTCTTTATAGTATCGATCATTTTATCAGCAAGTAGTCTTTCTCAATCTTGGAACATTCATGTATCAGCCCAAAACCCAAAAGAGAACAACCTGCAATCATCATCTTTGAATCAATCTGAAATAAATGATCTTTCAAAGGCAATTTTGGATAAATACAAACCAAGAGTTTTGGAACATTTGTTTGGCAACAAAACAATTGCTAGTAATATTTCTTCTAATTCCTCTATACCTGCAGCAATTGTAGTAGGGGTTATCACTCCAAACGGTACTCAAGTATCTGCATATGGTAATATATCTAAATCTAATCCTACACCAGTTGATGGAAATACGATATTTGACGTAGGTTCCGTTACAAAAACATTCGTTGCTACTGTTTTGGCTGATTTAGTCAATCAGGGTGTAGTGAAATTAAGCGATCCCTTGGAAATGTATCTTCCTTCCAATGTCACTGTTCCTTCATATAATGGATCCAAGATCACATTAGGCGATCTAGCTACACACACTTCTGGATTACCATATTGGCCCTCAGGGTGGATATGGAATAAATACTATACAACTCAACAAGTATATGAATTTCTATCTAATTCAACATTTGAAGATGAGCCAGGAACAGTAGCCAAGTATTCTAATATCGGAATGGGAATGGTTGGACAGGCCATCTCATTGAAGATGGGTGTTCCACTAATTCAACTCATCGAAGACAGAATATTGAATGTGTTAGGAATGAATAGTACTGGGTTTGCAATGAATAAAACTGGCATATTGATACCTCAAGATATTAAATCAAGATTTGCAGCAGGTCATATGGTTGGAAATGAAAGCAAATTGGTGTTCTTACCTCAAGAAGTTCAAGCTGCAGGTGCGATGTACTCTACAGCTAATGATCTGTTAAAATATGTTTCAGCTAACCTAGGATTAATAGATACAAAGATCAATTCGGCTATGGAGGAAACTCATTCAATTAGATATCCATTCTATGAGCTACAAGTACCATTTCCAGATCCATCAGGAAATGAATCAACACCATATGCATACGAAGGACTGTCATGGTTTAGTACAACTAATTTAGGCACTCAGGTAGTATGGCATAATGGAGGTATAGATGGCTATAGCTCATTTGTTGGATTTAATCCAGATAAACAAATAGGTTTGGTAATATTGTGTAGTTGTTTCTTCACAGACGTGCCCCCCATTGAAATGCTAAAAATTGCTGTACCTTTCCTTCTTTACTATCCTGACCAATAA
- a CDS encoding amidohydrolase family protein produces the protein MTSLDKKILTNSITIILIFSIGYNIFDVFTFVKAERISPSNTDNSLGESLLELPPLKSNKAKSTQNDTDYSHNLLILYNTNTIDGDSNVRSNSTIITSGNKIIDVIDKDSPDKYYFYKNNTNSILIDLSGKYIIPGLFDMHAHVAGVMKNSFNQTYSDEALQRLLAFGITTIRNPGGPTELSGGLKNNVSSEKVTGPQIFTAGRLLNSPNISIPFVEKKVNSVSEVDEEINNQAKAGVDFIKLYVGLTPDLVKEAIDKAHSLGLKVIGHLYLTSWTEAANDKIDFLTHGVPVSPYLLSSQNRETFLKYGDGPFAHFLWLQLVSVNGKEINEMIESLVKNNVYVDPTLSVYESMAKDDPTNGQHIWPKVLQLTKKMYDNGVKLLTGTDIPNFDLAPGKSLHHELELLANAGIPTSNIIQIATKNGAEALGILNYTGTIEKGKEADLIVLSSNPVENISNTKSIELIINNGKIVNRNSLLSK, from the coding sequence GTGACAAGTCTCGATAAAAAGATATTAACAAACTCAATTACAATCATATTAATTTTTTCCATTGGCTATAATATTTTTGATGTTTTTACTTTTGTGAAAGCAGAAAGAATCAGTCCCTCCAATACAGATAATTCACTAGGAGAATCCTTGCTAGAACTACCACCTCTAAAGTCAAATAAAGCAAAATCCACACAAAATGATACAGACTACTCACATAATCTATTGATTCTATACAATACTAATACTATAGATGGTGACTCTAATGTAAGATCTAACTCCACAATAATCACAAGTGGAAATAAGATTATAGATGTAATCGATAAAGATAGTCCTGACAAATATTATTTTTATAAAAATAATACCAATTCGATTCTAATCGACCTTTCAGGTAAATACATTATCCCAGGCTTATTCGATATGCATGCACATGTAGCTGGGGTTATGAAAAACTCTTTCAACCAAACATACTCAGATGAGGCCCTGCAGCGGCTTTTGGCTTTTGGGATTACAACCATCAGGAATCCTGGTGGCCCTACCGAGTTATCTGGGGGTTTGAAAAATAATGTGTCCTCTGAAAAAGTAACAGGCCCTCAAATATTTACTGCCGGAAGATTATTAAATTCACCTAATATTTCAATACCTTTTGTAGAAAAGAAAGTTAATTCAGTATCAGAAGTTGATGAAGAGATTAATAATCAGGCAAAAGCAGGAGTTGATTTTATCAAATTGTATGTTGGTCTGACACCTGATCTAGTGAAGGAGGCAATAGATAAAGCTCACTCTCTAGGACTCAAAGTAATTGGCCATCTATATTTGACAAGTTGGACAGAGGCAGCTAATGACAAAATTGATTTCCTTACTCATGGTGTACCAGTAAGCCCATACTTACTATCATCTCAGAATAGGGAAACTTTTCTAAAATACGGTGATGGTCCTTTTGCTCATTTCCTTTGGTTACAACTAGTCTCGGTCAATGGTAAAGAAATAAATGAAATGATAGAGTCCTTAGTAAAAAATAATGTATATGTCGATCCTACGTTGAGCGTTTATGAGTCAATGGCAAAGGATGATCCAACAAACGGTCAACATATATGGCCTAAAGTCTTGCAGTTAACAAAAAAAATGTATGATAATGGAGTAAAGCTTTTGACCGGCACTGATATTCCAAACTTTGACCTTGCTCCAGGAAAAAGCCTTCATCATGAACTGGAATTGCTTGCAAATGCAGGAATACCCACATCAAATATTATTCAGATAGCTACCAAAAATGGTGCAGAAGCCTTAGGAATATTAAATTATACAGGGACGATTGAGAAGGGAAAAGAGGCTGATCTAATAGTGCTTTCATCAAATCCAGTTGAGAACATCAGTAACACAAAAAGTATTGAACTGATAATCAACAACGGTAAAATTGTTAATAGAAACAGTTTGTTATCAAAGTAA
- a CDS encoding SRPBCC domain-containing protein: MKEFETTNKKVIQQLSTIEKRSGESPNTISKGTITVEEKYGTIRFERRLKHPKEIVWKAITEQKEIFRWLPDYKGTFDGYKDGTIDLLNVVSGSHVTGNILVFDLHRVFEHEWFIAPNQMFPKGEPESIIRWELKQNGDSDTLLIVTHNHLTKSTALTFAPGWHAYLDRLEAILNNQVPPNWAHRFAEVKGLYST, translated from the coding sequence ATGAAAGAGTTTGAAACAACAAATAAAAAAGTTATACAACAATTGTCTACAATTGAGAAACGCAGTGGAGAATCTCCTAATACCATATCTAAAGGAACAATAACAGTTGAAGAAAAGTATGGAACAATAAGGTTTGAACGACGACTTAAGCATCCAAAAGAAATAGTCTGGAAGGCAATTACAGAACAAAAAGAAATATTCAGATGGTTGCCAGATTACAAAGGAACATTCGATGGGTACAAGGACGGTACGATTGATCTTTTGAATGTTGTATCTGGATCTCATGTTACAGGGAATATTCTGGTCTTTGATCTTCATCGCGTTTTTGAACATGAGTGGTTTATCGCTCCCAATCAAATGTTTCCCAAAGGAGAACCTGAATCGATTATCCGATGGGAGCTCAAGCAGAATGGCGATTCAGATACGCTTCTTATTGTGACTCACAACCACCTCACGAAATCGACAGCTTTAACTTTCGCCCCTGGTTGGCATGCATACCTAGATCGACTAGAAGCCATTCTAAACAATCAAGTACCGCCCAATTGGGCACATCGGTTTGCCGAGGTCAAAGGATTGTATTCAACGTGA
- a CDS encoding AsnC family transcriptional regulator — protein sequence MTADEGAVVLDKTDLTILSTLARNCRWSYNSIGSTVDLTSKSVKARVKKMIHQGVIEKFVVRVNPAAFGYKVDIILVKTSNGIDKDDVIERVKQLGDIAYHVHHMGRTCVAALIIEKPLDDLFVQSLNHRLEPATVVSITTLERRVESINLSETDLRIIKCLLFSGARTEISDISREVAISEKTTTRRLTRMKEANILDFSIQCSPSVMIGYIQFVIPIITTKFHRRSVLERMYSEFQANILYSPSVIDSEDRLTFVLFSENVFTIDSVLDKVSSFEGVKSADVYILTKWQYHDDWIMKIISNRISQRQPFLYRSIKINNTIY from the coding sequence ATGACTGCGGACGAAGGGGCAGTAGTACTTGATAAAACTGATCTGACTATTCTTTCCACATTAGCTAGGAACTGCAGATGGTCTTATAACAGCATAGGTTCAACAGTAGACTTAACATCAAAGAGTGTAAAGGCACGAGTCAAGAAGATGATACATCAGGGAGTCATCGAAAAATTTGTAGTTAGAGTTAATCCTGCAGCTTTTGGATATAAGGTAGATATTATACTTGTAAAAACTAGTAATGGAATAGATAAAGATGATGTCATTGAGCGTGTAAAACAGCTTGGTGACATTGCATACCATGTACATCATATGGGAAGAACGTGTGTGGCTGCCCTAATCATCGAAAAACCATTAGATGATCTATTTGTCCAATCATTGAATCATCGCTTAGAACCTGCAACTGTTGTAAGTATCACTACTTTAGAACGCCGCGTTGAATCCATTAATTTAAGTGAAACGGATCTGAGAATAATAAAGTGTTTATTGTTCTCAGGTGCGAGGACAGAGATATCGGACATATCAAGGGAAGTTGCTATTTCTGAAAAAACCACGACTAGACGCCTTACTAGAATGAAGGAGGCAAACATATTAGATTTCTCAATCCAGTGTAGTCCATCTGTGATGATAGGATATATTCAATTTGTTATTCCGATTATCACCACAAAATTTCATCGTCGGAGTGTACTTGAACGCATGTACTCGGAATTTCAGGCGAACATTTTGTACAGCCCTAGTGTAATTGATTCAGAGGATAGGCTGACTTTCGTACTCTTTAGCGAAAATGTATTTACAATCGATTCTGTTTTGGATAAGGTAAGTTCCTTTGAAGGGGTTAAAAGTGCGGATGTATATATACTTACAAAATGGCAATATCATGACGATTGGATAATGAAAATAATTAGTAATAGGATATCACAACGACAACCGTTTTTATATAGATCTATTAAAATAAATAATACCATTTATTAA
- a CDS encoding DUF1326 domain-containing protein, with amino-acid sequence MTATNIKWKMEGDYFEGCNCDSICPCIFKGDPDEGHCDVTVAWHIQNGTFDDKVSLDGINVVALFHAPGNMFTGPKWTAALYIDEKATKEQTDSLVTIYSGQAGGFFAAATNLIEKMLGIKSVPIEFGVEGRRRWLQIKDLLELQIQGTEGADPNREALVTNPSFSAAPGSDLVISKSSNYSYNDYGMKWDNSGKNGFYCKFKYSS; translated from the coding sequence ATGACAGCAACAAATATAAAGTGGAAGATGGAAGGCGACTACTTTGAAGGCTGTAATTGTGACTCAATATGTCCCTGTATATTTAAGGGAGACCCAGATGAAGGTCATTGTGATGTAACTGTAGCATGGCATATACAAAATGGAACATTTGATGATAAAGTTAGTCTTGATGGAATTAATGTGGTAGCGTTATTCCATGCACCTGGAAATATGTTTACAGGTCCAAAATGGACTGCAGCCCTATATATCGACGAGAAGGCAACAAAAGAACAAACCGATAGTCTCGTAACAATATATTCAGGCCAAGCAGGAGGCTTTTTTGCTGCAGCTACCAACTTGATTGAAAAGATGTTAGGAATAAAATCAGTACCAATTGAATTTGGTGTGGAGGGCAGACGTCGTTGGTTACAAATCAAAGATTTATTGGAACTTCAAATTCAGGGAACAGAAGGTGCGGATCCCAATAGAGAAGCGTTAGTGACCAACCCTTCATTCTCGGCTGCACCTGGGTCGGATCTCGTAATATCAAAATCTAGTAATTATTCATATAATGACTACGGAATGAAATGGGATAATTCCGGCAAAAACGGATTCTATTGCAAGTTCAAATATTCATCATAA
- a CDS encoding dihydrofolate reductase family protein → MDDNKKEMRKLKIQVQMSMDGCIAGPNNEMDWLVWNWDEKLKEYVNKLHLPVDTILLGRKMTSDFISYWFDVINKPDDPEYSIAKKMVETPKIVFTKTLNKSEWPNTEIATGDLKEEITNLKSQEGGDIIVYGGASFDSSLIKENLIDEYYLFINPVAIGNGKTIFGDLKEIRKLSLVESMTFDPGIVLLHYEVKRN, encoded by the coding sequence ATGGACGATAACAAAAAGGAAATGAGAAAATTAAAGATACAAGTACAAATGTCCATGGATGGTTGTATCGCAGGACCGAACAATGAAATGGACTGGTTGGTCTGGAATTGGGATGAAAAACTCAAAGAATATGTAAACAAGTTGCATCTGCCAGTCGATACCATTCTTCTGGGAAGAAAAATGACAAGTGACTTCATATCCTATTGGTTTGATGTTATTAACAAACCTGACGACCCCGAATACTCTATCGCTAAAAAAATGGTAGAAACACCAAAGATTGTTTTTACGAAAACATTAAACAAATCCGAGTGGCCAAATACTGAAATAGCAACTGGCGATCTAAAGGAAGAAATTACAAACTTAAAGAGCCAAGAAGGTGGCGATATCATAGTTTATGGTGGTGCCTCATTTGATTCTTCCTTGATTAAAGAAAACTTGATTGATGAATACTATTTGTTTATCAATCCTGTGGCAATTGGGAATGGAAAGACTATATTTGGGGACTTGAAAGAGATTCGCAAATTATCCCTTGTTGAATCAATGACGTTTGACCCTGGAATAGTTTTGCTCCACTATGAAGTAAAGAGAAATTGA